The following proteins come from a genomic window of Thermoleophilaceae bacterium:
- a CDS encoding MlaD family protein, which produces MQKQAPSVSRLAIMAAFALSCFGLLLYLWTTFGGSVPLAPQGYRVEARFDEATQLADNADVRISGVNVGRVVSSELDGDRTLATIEIEDEYAPIPEDTRTMLRLKTLLGETYVEITPGSPRSGMLEDGGRLPDGQVRPTVELDEVLSAFDPRTRKALQRFLRGTAAAFDGRAEDFNAALGNLAPFAEDTGSALEILDGQRAAVRRLVHDTGVVFDALGSRQGQLSSLVASTDTLLRTIASRDRELEETLRILPTTLRELRPTLSRIEDVSGDAGPLVRELRPAGRALGPALTDAAELAPELRRLLLDVDRVTSVSRRALPDTTSVVDAAHPLFRIIDPTLADVVPILDYLGMFEPEVAAAFAGLAAATQGSERTGPGDEPVHYLRALVPFTLEGLAVAGERFGSNRHNPYLAPRALEKLAQGLESFDCLNQHNAASQPAPPCRVQEPFEFRGERLAYPHVTRDP; this is translated from the coding sequence ATGCAGAAGCAGGCCCCCTCCGTCAGCCGGCTGGCGATCATGGCGGCGTTCGCGCTGTCCTGCTTCGGGCTCCTGCTCTACCTGTGGACGACGTTCGGCGGCTCGGTGCCGCTCGCGCCGCAGGGCTACCGGGTGGAGGCCCGCTTCGACGAGGCCACCCAGCTCGCCGACAACGCCGACGTGCGCATCTCGGGCGTCAACGTGGGCCGCGTCGTGAGCTCGGAGTTGGACGGCGACCGCACGCTCGCCACGATCGAGATCGAGGACGAGTACGCCCCCATCCCCGAGGACACGCGCACGATGCTGCGGCTGAAGACGCTGCTCGGCGAGACCTACGTGGAGATCACGCCGGGAAGCCCGCGCTCGGGGATGCTCGAGGACGGCGGCCGGCTGCCGGACGGGCAGGTGCGCCCCACGGTGGAGCTGGACGAGGTGCTCAGCGCCTTCGACCCGCGCACGCGCAAGGCGCTGCAGCGCTTCCTGCGGGGCACGGCGGCGGCGTTCGACGGCCGCGCCGAGGACTTCAACGCCGCGCTCGGCAACCTCGCGCCGTTCGCCGAGGACACGGGCAGCGCGCTCGAGATCCTCGACGGCCAGCGGGCGGCCGTGCGGCGGCTCGTCCACGACACCGGCGTCGTGTTCGACGCCCTCGGTAGCCGCCAGGGGCAGCTCTCCTCCCTCGTCGCCTCCACCGACACGCTGCTGCGCACCATCGCGAGCCGCGACCGCGAGCTCGAGGAGACGCTGCGAATCCTGCCCACCACGCTGCGCGAGCTGCGGCCCACGCTGAGCCGGATCGAGGACGTGTCGGGCGACGCCGGGCCGCTCGTGCGCGAGCTGCGCCCCGCGGGGCGGGCCCTCGGGCCGGCGCTCACCGACGCCGCCGAGCTCGCCCCGGAGCTGCGCCGGCTGCTGCTCGACGTCGACCGCGTCACGTCGGTGTCGCGCCGGGCGCTGCCGGACACCACGAGCGTGGTGGACGCGGCGCACCCGCTCTTCCGCATCATCGACCCCACCCTCGCCGACGTCGTCCCGATCCTCGACTACCTCGGGATGTTCGAGCCGGAGGTGGCCGCCGCCTTCGCGGGCCTGGCGGCCGCCACCCAGGGCAGTGAGCGCACCGGCCCGGGCGACGAGCCCGTCCATTACCTGCGCGCGCTCGTCCCGTTCACGCTCGAGGGGCTCGCGGTGGCCGGCGAGCGCTTCGGCTCGAACCGCCACAACCCGTATCTCGCGCCGCGCGCGCTCGAAAAGCTCGCGCAGGGGCTGGAGTCATTCGACTGCCTCAACCAGCACAACGCCGCCAGCCAGCCCGCGCCGCCCTGCCGCGTGCAGGAGCCGTTCGAGTTCCGCGGGGAGCGGCTGGCCTACCCGCACGTCACGCGCGACCCGTAG
- a CDS encoding MlaD family protein, with protein sequence MSPRVRRYIRELVAIVGFIALASVVAAYILDHQRLKWPWEDFVRVEASFDTAQSVTPGQGQTVTISGVQVGEVAEVRLEDGRAIVTMELVPDDVGPVYRNATILLRPKTGLNDMSLQLDPGTADAPRVEDGDRLPAAGTLPNVNPDEVLAALDADARRYLAIVADAGGEGLRDQGELLRQVFEASQPALERTEQITEAVAARREELARLVSNLGRLSRAAASKDEELASLVDASATVLGTIGGRESELAEAVQRLPGALSATRTALRETRELAGQAAPALAELGPLARELEPALTGVRPLLREATPILRDDLRPLVREAVPLLRDLRPAVDDLGEAAPDLVQASVEGNYVANELGYNPPGKEEGYLFWTSWFFHNSASLLSVEDAHGVAWRGLVMVGCSSIGQILGGTPALAPLLDLPFCPADPEEGG encoded by the coding sequence GTGAGCCCGCGCGTGCGCCGCTACATCCGCGAGCTCGTGGCCATCGTGGGCTTCATCGCGCTCGCCAGCGTCGTGGCCGCGTACATCCTCGACCACCAGCGGCTGAAGTGGCCCTGGGAGGACTTCGTGCGGGTGGAGGCGAGCTTCGACACCGCGCAGTCGGTCACTCCCGGGCAGGGGCAGACGGTGACGATCTCCGGCGTGCAGGTGGGCGAGGTGGCCGAGGTCCGGCTGGAGGACGGCCGCGCGATCGTGACGATGGAGCTGGTGCCCGACGACGTCGGCCCCGTGTATCGCAACGCCACGATCCTGCTGCGGCCCAAGACCGGCCTCAACGACATGTCGCTCCAGCTCGACCCGGGCACCGCGGACGCGCCGCGGGTGGAGGACGGCGACCGCCTGCCGGCCGCCGGCACCCTGCCCAACGTGAATCCGGACGAGGTGCTGGCCGCGCTCGACGCCGACGCGCGACGCTACCTGGCGATCGTGGCCGACGCCGGCGGCGAGGGGCTGCGTGACCAGGGCGAGCTCCTGCGCCAGGTGTTCGAGGCGTCGCAGCCCGCGCTCGAGCGCACGGAGCAGATCACCGAGGCGGTCGCCGCGCGGCGCGAGGAGCTCGCGCGCCTCGTGAGCAACCTCGGCCGGCTCTCTCGCGCCGCCGCCTCCAAGGACGAGGAGCTGGCGAGCCTCGTGGACGCGTCCGCCACCGTGCTGGGCACGATCGGCGGGCGCGAGAGCGAGCTGGCCGAGGCGGTGCAGCGGCTGCCCGGCGCACTCTCGGCCACCCGCACGGCCCTGCGCGAGACGCGCGAGCTGGCCGGTCAGGCAGCGCCCGCGCTCGCCGAGCTCGGGCCGCTGGCGCGCGAGCTCGAGCCCGCGCTCACCGGCGTGCGCCCCCTCCTGCGCGAGGCCACCCCCATCTTGCGTGACGACCTCCGCCCGCTCGTGCGCGAGGCCGTCCCGCTGCTGCGCGACCTGCGTCCCGCCGTGGACGATCTCGGCGAGGCCGCGCCCGACCTCGTCCAGGCCTCGGTCGAGGGCAACTACGTGGCCAACGAGCTGGGCTACAACCCGCCGGGGAAGGAGGAGGGCTACCTGTTCTGGACCTCCTGGTTCTTCCACAACTCCGCCTCGCTGCTGTCCGTCGAGGACGCTCACGGCGTGGCCTGGCGCGGCCTCGTCATGGTGGGCTGCTCGTCGATCGGCCAGATCCTCGGGGGTACCCCGGCGCTCGCGCCCCTCCTCGACCTCCCCTTCTGCCCGGCCGACCCGGAGGAGGGCGGCTGA
- a CDS encoding MlaD family protein, whose translation MRRPRLPNAVAGLLTVGAAVLAFYLAFIDVPFTGGTEFRAVFASANEVGSRSPVRIAGVEVGEVTGVERGPGGTAVVTMEIDDKGLPLHRDAEVKIRPRIFLEGNFFVDLEPGTPGGPELEKGGTIPLAQTAIPVQLDQILSSLETGTRENLKELVEQYRAALEDGGAEAIAGGAEHSAGAFSGVAQVAEGARGLEAGDLPRLVEDGGRAAAALSRDDERLAELVTGLNRTVRGLAAGQGDLARAVDELDGVLEVAGPTLAAVNELVPPARRFVADVRPGIQEAPATLRLAVPLLDQVAGLLRAGELPALRSELDPALRSLAALVPDLTDLFERVTPITECLRRNALPTLKQPVDDPPHTTDEPVYRELLYSLVGLASASQNFDGNGPAVRYHAGLGEQTITTGRLPGTNELIFGLTDTPLLGSRPRFPGAQPPFRPDVPCVSQDPPDLEAETGPAPLQIPVSDLPEGGE comes from the coding sequence ATGAGGCGACCGCGCCTGCCCAACGCCGTCGCGGGCCTGCTCACCGTCGGAGCGGCCGTGCTCGCGTTCTACCTCGCGTTCATCGACGTGCCGTTCACGGGCGGTACGGAGTTCCGCGCGGTGTTCGCCAGCGCGAACGAGGTCGGCTCGCGCTCGCCGGTACGGATCGCGGGCGTCGAAGTGGGCGAGGTCACGGGCGTCGAGCGCGGGCCCGGCGGCACGGCGGTCGTGACGATGGAGATCGACGACAAGGGCCTGCCGCTCCACCGCGACGCCGAGGTCAAGATCCGGCCGCGCATCTTCCTGGAGGGCAACTTCTTCGTGGACCTGGAGCCCGGCACCCCGGGCGGACCGGAGCTGGAGAAGGGCGGCACGATCCCGCTCGCCCAGACCGCCATCCCGGTCCAGCTCGACCAGATCCTCTCCAGCCTCGAGACCGGCACCCGCGAGAACCTGAAGGAGCTGGTGGAGCAGTACCGCGCGGCGCTCGAGGACGGCGGCGCCGAGGCCATCGCGGGCGGCGCCGAGCACTCGGCCGGCGCGTTCTCCGGCGTCGCGCAGGTGGCCGAGGGCGCGCGCGGGCTCGAAGCGGGCGACCTTCCGAGGCTCGTGGAGGACGGCGGCCGGGCGGCCGCCGCGCTGTCGCGCGACGACGAGCGCCTCGCCGAGCTGGTCACGGGCCTCAACCGCACCGTGCGCGGCCTCGCAGCCGGGCAGGGTGACCTCGCGCGTGCGGTGGACGAGCTCGACGGCGTGCTCGAGGTGGCGGGCCCGACGCTCGCCGCGGTCAACGAGCTCGTGCCGCCCGCCCGCCGCTTCGTGGCGGACGTGCGGCCGGGCATCCAGGAGGCACCGGCCACGCTGCGCCTGGCGGTGCCCCTGCTCGACCAGGTCGCCGGCCTGCTGCGCGCCGGCGAGCTGCCGGCGCTGCGCTCGGAGCTCGACCCGGCGCTGCGCTCGCTCGCGGCCCTGGTGCCCGACCTCACCGACCTGTTCGAGCGCGTCACGCCCATCACGGAGTGCTTGCGGCGCAACGCGCTGCCGACGCTCAAGCAGCCGGTGGACGACCCGCCGCACACCACGGACGAGCCCGTCTACCGCGAGCTGCTCTACTCGCTTGTGGGGCTCGCGAGCGCGTCGCAGAACTTCGACGGCAACGGTCCCGCGGTGCGCTACCACGCGGGTCTGGGCGAACAGACCATCACCACCGGCAGGCTGCCGGGCACCAACGAGCTGATCTTCGGCCTCACCGACACGCCGCTGCTCGGCTCCCGCCCGCGCTTCCCGGGTGCCCAGCCGCCGTTCCGCCCGGACGTGCCGTGCGTCTCGCAGGACCCGCCCGACCTCGAGGCCGAGACCGGCCCCGCGCCCCTGCAGATCCCCGTGTCGGACCTTCCGGAGGGTGGCGAGTGA
- a CDS encoding MlaD family protein, translated as MSRRAPTSLFASPILVGAVTVLVGVVGVFLSYNANTGLPFVPTYDVTVTVPDAANLIPGNEVRIGGKRVGVVSQIEPVGDENGLPVAELSLKLEQQVEPIADDSRVQVRPRSTLGLKYLEITPGTEGTAVPTGGELALEQSSPVVELDDVINAFDDATRRAFQGTLDGAGLAFAGRGADVNALIEEAPPLLRRFESVARNLSDERTALRGFIRGADRFASELAAEAARLGPVVENADSTAGAFANARDHLAETLGELPATQAAATTALAAAEPVLRDAAALARDIRPGTRVLDTAGAELHRALETGIPVLRRTTALAGRLDDTLDSVEELSSDPLTRSAIERLIATADSIAPTIEYLAPFQIQCNYLGLWTRNVSSTISEGDNAGTWFRTLVVLGLPEMLPSATPSDTLHVNPYPNTAAPGQDGECEAGNEGYEPGQQIGNPEGNQGRTTLPTGPPPGVPQP; from the coding sequence ATGAGCCGGCGCGCGCCCACATCCCTCTTCGCCAGCCCGATCCTGGTCGGAGCGGTCACCGTGCTCGTGGGGGTCGTCGGGGTCTTCCTCTCCTACAACGCCAACACCGGCCTGCCGTTCGTGCCCACCTACGACGTGACGGTGACGGTGCCCGATGCCGCCAACCTGATCCCCGGCAACGAGGTGCGGATCGGCGGCAAGCGGGTGGGGGTGGTGTCGCAGATCGAGCCGGTGGGGGACGAGAACGGCCTGCCGGTGGCCGAGCTGTCGCTCAAGCTCGAGCAGCAGGTCGAGCCCATCGCCGACGACAGTCGCGTGCAGGTGCGCCCGCGCTCCACGCTGGGGCTGAAATACCTCGAGATCACGCCCGGCACCGAGGGAACGGCCGTTCCGACCGGGGGTGAGCTCGCGCTCGAGCAGTCATCACCGGTCGTCGAGCTCGACGACGTGATCAACGCCTTCGACGACGCCACGCGCCGGGCCTTCCAGGGCACCCTCGACGGCGCCGGCCTGGCCTTCGCCGGCCGCGGCGCCGACGTCAACGCCCTGATCGAGGAAGCCCCGCCGCTGTTGCGCCGCTTCGAGAGCGTGGCGCGCAACCTCTCCGACGAGCGCACCGCCCTGCGCGGCTTCATCCGCGGCGCCGACCGCTTCGCGAGCGAGCTGGCCGCCGAGGCGGCCCGCCTGGGCCCGGTGGTGGAGAACGCGGACAGCACCGCGGGGGCCTTCGCCAACGCTCGCGACCACCTGGCCGAGACGCTCGGCGAGCTGCCGGCCACGCAGGCCGCGGCCACCACCGCGCTCGCGGCCGCGGAGCCGGTGCTGCGCGACGCCGCGGCGCTCGCCCGCGACATCCGCCCGGGCACGCGCGTGCTCGACACCGCGGGCGCGGAGCTGCACCGGGCGCTCGAGACCGGCATCCCGGTGCTGCGGCGCACGACCGCGCTCGCCGGCCGGCTCGACGACACGCTCGACTCGGTGGAGGAGCTCTCCTCCGACCCGCTCACCCGCTCCGCGATCGAGCGCCTGATCGCCACCGCGGACTCCATCGCGCCCACCATCGAGTACCTGGCGCCGTTCCAGATCCAGTGCAACTACCTCGGGCTCTGGACGCGCAACGTGAGCTCCACGATCTCCGAGGGCGACAACGCGGGCACGTGGTTCCGCACGCTCGTGGTGCTGGGCCTGCCGGAGATGCTGCCCTCGGCCACGCCGTCGGACACGCTGCACGTGAACCCCTATCCCAACACCGCCGCCCCGGGCCAGGACGGCGAGTGCGAGGCGGGCAACGAGGGCTATGAGCCGGGGCAGCAGATCGGCAACCCCGAGGGCAACCAGGGGCGCACGACCCTGCCCACGGGCCCGCCGCCGGGGGTGCCCCAGCCATGA
- a CDS encoding MlaD family protein yields the protein MRRLLSTLGIAVAAAAGLVVSGAGGSGSGETYRVAAIFDNAAHLIPGQDVKVAGARVGSVTDIELTDERHARIEMEIETGFAPFRSDASCTIKPQSLIGEKYIQCEPGTPDARPLRADAGGTPVVGLDQTSSPVDLDLVFAALRRPYSERLALVVNELGTGLAGRPRELSEAIRRANPALEEANELLELLNGDRRTLARLVDRSDAVLAELAAKERETASFIERADSAATAAAGRRDHLDEAVRTLPRMLEELEPAATSLARLARDGTPVVRDLRAAAPAAHDLVGDFDPLADAARPALAALADTSRTGRRAVRAATPVANRLRPLAEKLTPLVDITTQLLVNLRETGTVEGLQTFPFYAASAISRFDQVSHVLPSYQVASTCQGHAAEPVEGCDAHFEPGRERGAQHSISQREARSRMSDTQARLLGFLLEP from the coding sequence ATGAGGCGCCTGCTCTCGACTCTCGGGATCGCCGTCGCGGCGGCGGCCGGCCTCGTGGTCAGCGGCGCCGGCGGCAGCGGCAGCGGCGAGACCTACCGCGTGGCGGCGATCTTCGACAACGCCGCGCACCTGATCCCCGGCCAGGACGTCAAGGTCGCCGGGGCGCGCGTGGGCAGCGTCACCGACATCGAGCTCACCGACGAGCGCCACGCGCGCATCGAGATGGAGATCGAGACGGGCTTCGCCCCGTTCCGCTCGGACGCCTCCTGCACGATCAAGCCGCAGAGCCTGATCGGCGAGAAGTACATCCAGTGCGAGCCGGGCACCCCGGACGCGCGGCCGCTGCGCGCCGACGCCGGGGGGACCCCCGTCGTCGGGCTCGACCAGACCAGCTCGCCGGTGGACCTCGACCTCGTGTTCGCCGCGCTGCGGCGCCCCTACAGCGAGCGGCTGGCGCTCGTCGTGAACGAGCTCGGCACCGGCCTCGCCGGGCGCCCGCGTGAGCTGAGCGAGGCCATCCGCCGCGCCAACCCGGCGCTCGAGGAGGCCAACGAGCTGCTCGAGCTGCTCAACGGCGACCGGCGCACGCTGGCACGGCTCGTGGACCGCTCCGACGCCGTGCTGGCCGAGCTCGCGGCCAAGGAGCGAGAGACGGCCAGCTTCATCGAGCGCGCCGACAGCGCGGCCACCGCGGCGGCCGGGCGGCGCGACCACCTCGACGAGGCCGTTCGCACGCTGCCGCGGATGCTCGAGGAGCTCGAGCCCGCGGCCACGAGCCTCGCCCGTCTGGCGCGCGACGGCACGCCGGTGGTGCGCGACCTGCGCGCGGCCGCCCCGGCCGCGCACGACCTGGTGGGCGACTTCGACCCGCTGGCCGACGCCGCTCGCCCGGCGCTGGCGGCGCTCGCGGACACGTCCCGGACGGGCCGCCGTGCGGTGCGGGCCGCCACGCCGGTTGCGAACCGCCTGCGCCCGCTCGCCGAGAAGCTCACCCCGCTCGTGGACATCACCACGCAGCTGCTGGTCAACCTGCGCGAGACCGGCACGGTCGAGGGGCTCCAGACCTTCCCGTTCTACGCCGCCTCCGCGATCTCGCGCTTCGACCAGGTCTCGCACGTCCTGCCGAGCTACCAGGTCGCCTCCACCTGCCAGGGCCACGCCGCGGAGCCGGTGGAGGGTTGCGACGCGCACTTCGAGCCCGGCCGCGAGCGGGGCGCGCAGCATTCGATCTCGCAGCGGGAGGCGCGCTCGCGCATGAGCGACACGCAGGCCCGGCTTCTCGGCTTCCTCCTCGAACCATGA
- a CDS encoding MlaD family protein, whose amino-acid sequence MAVVALLMFGGGGGYRVNIELPNAGQLVNGNEVKVGGVPVGLVEDIELTDDARARIELSISDDELTPLPRGTVATVRASSLSGIANKYVALELGPNDAPEIEDGGAIPAEDARGIVDLDQVLNTLDPSTQADLRAATRASAHVFDDGAAEDINAGLEYLNPALSQSAATARELTEDQRALERLVVESADVVSAVASRPEDLDQLVSNALAATGELASESEALDASLRRLPPTLRRTNTTLVNVRALLDDLQPVINEARPAAPDLSRVLTRLQPIARDALPETRALQATIDRPGRSDDLLGVLRRLSDLEDVAVPAFSSTVQTVEDALPILQEARPYTPDVVGGLLNGFGGATGGYYDANGHYARISFQGTPYTLNNEGTLIPIPDGPQGLFGYRKGVTKRCPGAATQPAPDGSNPFTDGQDDVCDREDDPR is encoded by the coding sequence GTGGCGGTGGTCGCGCTGCTCATGTTCGGCGGCGGTGGCGGCTACCGCGTGAACATCGAGCTGCCCAACGCCGGCCAGCTCGTGAACGGCAACGAGGTGAAGGTCGGCGGCGTGCCGGTCGGGCTCGTCGAGGACATCGAGCTGACCGACGACGCGCGCGCGCGCATCGAGCTCTCGATCTCCGACGACGAGCTCACGCCGCTGCCCCGCGGCACGGTCGCGACCGTGCGCGCGAGCTCGCTGTCGGGCATCGCGAACAAGTACGTCGCGCTCGAGCTCGGCCCCAACGACGCCCCCGAGATCGAGGACGGCGGCGCCATCCCGGCCGAGGACGCTCGCGGGATCGTGGACCTCGACCAGGTCCTCAACACGCTGGACCCCTCCACCCAGGCCGATCTCCGCGCCGCCACGCGGGCGTCGGCCCACGTCTTCGACGACGGCGCGGCAGAGGACATCAACGCCGGCCTCGAGTACCTCAACCCGGCCCTGTCCCAATCGGCCGCCACGGCGCGCGAGCTCACGGAGGACCAGCGGGCGCTCGAGCGCCTCGTGGTCGAGTCGGCCGACGTGGTCTCCGCCGTGGCGTCGCGGCCAGAGGACCTCGACCAGCTCGTCAGCAACGCGCTCGCCGCCACCGGTGAGCTGGCGAGCGAGAGCGAGGCGCTCGACGCGTCGCTGCGCCGGCTCCCGCCCACGCTGCGGCGCACCAACACGACGCTCGTGAACGTGCGCGCGCTGCTCGACGACCTGCAGCCCGTGATCAACGAGGCACGTCCGGCCGCGCCCGACCTCTCGCGCGTGCTCACCCGCCTCCAGCCGATAGCCCGTGACGCGCTGCCCGAGACCCGCGCCCTGCAGGCCACGATCGACCGGCCCGGCCGCTCCGACGACCTGCTCGGCGTGCTGCGCCGCCTCAGCGACCTCGAGGACGTGGCCGTGCCCGCCTTCTCCTCCACGGTCCAGACGGTGGAGGACGCGCTGCCGATCCTGCAGGAGGCGCGGCCGTACACGCCCGACGTCGTGGGCGGCCTGCTCAACGGCTTCGGCGGCGCCACCGGCGGCTACTACGACGCCAACGGCCACTACGCCCGCATCTCGTTCCAGGGCACGCCCTACACGCTCAACAACGAGGGCACCCTCATCCCCATCCCCGATGGGCCGCAGGGCCTGTTCGGCTACCGCAAGGGCGTCACCAAGCGTTGCCCCGGCGCCGCCACGCAGCCCGCGCCCGACGGCTCCAACCCGTTCACCGACGGGCAGGACGACGTCTGCGACCGCGAGGACGACCCCCGATGA